The Impatiens glandulifera chromosome 3, dImpGla2.1, whole genome shotgun sequence genome contains a region encoding:
- the LOC124928985 gene encoding uncharacterized protein LOC124928985: MDTLRAVIDADLSLCDSQLLQVRNDADSSLTLPSEPPDIGNWFSSYVYESSTELSKDDGLGEDSNIINEDNSRVDSILQRSEMLANKTTPANEIIHMNENPESSESVELHSEPLDIGRWFSSYVYESPELNSDDDGFHYSPFMATEKEKDEDTTEKHKEFIHVTSINDNDNGNGNDTVQTSHPEGENSHFHCPVSVKPEEGTNTAISITMACEVDSFEPICKIKAQKLNVEEEEGSSSSNKGEDSAYDDGFIPIKRRRGEENYVITMKSGLEKKTEPMNKGKKEQSTIRNPLAEMTNDHHVEFAGKWHCPQKNKPVLGPLLKQRRLDQWVRRL, from the exons atggATACGCTGCGAGCGGTGATAGATGCGGATCTCAGTCTATGCGACTCTCAG CTGTTGCAGGTTCGGAATGACGCCGATTCTTCACTTACGTTACCTTCCG AGCCTCCAGACATTGGAAATTGGTTCTCTAGCTATGTATACGAATCTTCTACTGAGCTGAGTAAAGACGATGGATTAGGAGAGGATTCTAACATTATTAATGAGGACAACAGCAGAGTTGATTCGATTTTGCAGAGATCTGAGATGCTCGCCAATAAAACCACTCCTGCTAATGAGATCATACATATGAATGAG AATCCAGAATCCTCAGAAAGCGTTGAGCTTCATTCAGAGCCTCTTGATATAGGAAGATGGTTTTCAAGCTATGTTTATGAATCTCCAGAATTAAACTCAGATGATGATGGGTTTCACTACTCTCCCTTCATGGCCACTGAAAAGGAAAAAGATGAAGATACTACTGAGAAACATAAGGAGTTCATACATGTCACCTCAATCAATGACAATGACAATGGCAATGGAAATGACACAGTTCAGACTAGCCATCCTGAAGGAGAAAACagtcattttcattgtcctgTAAGCGTCAAACCAGAAGAGGGAACAAATACAGCAATAAGTATCACGATGGCTTGTGAAGTGGATTCATTTGAGCCAATATGCAAGATTAAAGCTCAAAAGTTAaatgtagaagaagaagaaggtagtagtagtagtaataAGGGTGAGGATTCTGCATATGATGATGGGTTTATACCAATCAAAAGGAGAAGAGGAGAGGAGAATTATGTCATTACAATGAAAAGTGGACTCGAAAAGAAAACAGAGCCAATGAACAAGGGTAAGAAAGAACAAAGTACAATCAGAAATCCTCTTGCAGAAATGACAAATGATCACCATGTTGAGTTTGCTGGAAAATGGCACTGCCCCCAGAAGAATAAGCCTGTTCTTGGCCCTCTTCTTAAGCAAAGGAGACTCGATCAATGGGTTCGTAGATTATGA
- the LOC124931508 gene encoding clathrin light chain 2-like, whose protein sequence is MDSFDETYNNEGEGNQTASHHPFGNDGDGGYNAAYNYEAPSGDNTGNNSPQHMNYHQQQEGFSTDQNDIQSHDDTYGGFNSSPNPDHDSGFPESNGDDSKPPYDIGDDTDGIFSAPPPPDGPLLPEPNQMREEAAAFREWRRKNTIYLEEKEKKEKEMREQIFQEAEQYKKAFYDKRNLNVETNKAHNREREKLYLSNQEKFHKEADKQYWKAIAEIIPYEVANIEKRGRKKDEEKKPSIHIIQGPKPGKPTDMSRMRQIITKLKQHPPPHMLPPPPPPAAADAAKETTTTDKKDANVTKKPDDPESKTPSPAVAEAAAPDPPKASEPPVAKADQVAQT, encoded by the exons ATGGATTCATTTGATGAAACGTATAACAATGAGGGGGAAGGAAATCAGACAGCTTCTCATCATCCATTTGGCAACGATGGCGATGGCGGCTACAATGCTGCGTATAATTACGAGGCTCCTAGCGGCGACAACACCGGTAATAATTCTCCTCAGCATATGaattatcatcaacaacaagAAGGATTCTCCACCGATCAAAACGACATTCAATCTCACGATGATACCTACGGAGGATTCAATTCCTCCCCCAATCCTGACCATGATTCAGGATTTCCTGAATCTAATGGCGATGATTCGAAACCCCCCTATGATATTGGAGACGATACAGACGGAATCTTCAGTGCACCTCCTCCTCCCGATGGACCTTTACTTCCAGAGCCAAATCAAATGCGCGAGGAAGCCGCTGCATTTCGTGAGTGGCGTCG GAAGAATACAATTTATCTAGAGGAaaaggagaagaaggagaaagAGATGAGAGAACAGATATTCCAAGAAGCTGAACAGTACAAGAAAGCCTTTTATGACAAGAGAAATCTCAATGTTGAGACTAACAAAGCACATAACAGAGAAAGGGAAAAG TTATACTTGAGCAACCAGGAGAAATTTCACAAAGAAGCTGACAAGCAATACTGGAAAGCAATTGCAGAGATAATCCCATATGAGGTTGCTAACATTGAAAAAAGGGGAAGAAAAAAGGATGAAGAGAAGAAACCATCAATCCATATCATTCAAGGTCCTAAACCAGGTAAGCCAACTGATATGTCAAGAATGAGACAAATCATTACTAAACTCAAACAGCATCCCCCACCTCACATGcttccaccaccaccaccacctgcTGCCGCCGATGCCGCCAAGGAAACCACCACCACAGACAAAAAAGATGCCAATGTAACCAAGAAACCTGATGACCCAGAATCTAAAACACCTTCCCCTGCTGTTGCTGAAGCGGCGGCGCCGGACCCTCCCAAAGCCTCCGAGCCTCCTGTTGCCAAGGCCGATCAAGTTGCTCAAACttag
- the LOC124929079 gene encoding probable beta-D-xylosidase 6, protein MSHCKPWKWSLSFIFILSFLFTSTISTNQELQFPCKPPQHNSYPFCDTSLPIQARAESLVSFLTLEEKIKQLSDNASSILRLGIPAYEWWSESLHGIAKNGPGINFNGTISSATSFPQVILTTASFNRSLWRSIASAIAVEARAMYNVGQAGLTFWAPNVNIFRDPRWGRGQETPGEDPMVASVYAVEYVRGFQGGSVLASAHADTDKSILTSDDDDAELMLSACCKHVTAYDLEDWGSFTRYNFNAVITNQDFEDTYQPPFRSCVEQGKASCLMCSYNAVNGIPACAREDLLQRTRVEWGFKGYIASDCDAVATIYEYQKYSRSPEDAVADALGAGMDINCGTYLLRHTQSALEQGKVQEKDIDRALVNLFSVLIRLGLFDGDPKKGKFGKLGPKDVCTLKHRELALEAAKEGIVLLKNNDKFLPLAKRSISSLAIIGPLANQTELGGGYTGIPCEPRSIVDGMQRYVKKTTYASGCVDVSCATKAGFSEALSVAKESELVVIVVGLDLSQETEDHDRRSLLLPGYQTDLVNSIASVSKKPVILVLTGGGPLDVSFAKEDPRIASILWIGYPGETGGKALAEILFGDHNPGGRLPVTWYPESFTKVPMSDMNMRADTSRGYPGRTYRFYTGERVYGFGYGLSYSKFSYKLLSAPPTTLSLLSTGSTELDSFSKRARRSAYGINHVQIDDMKHYCDSLRFPFEILVTNNGEMEGGHVVMLFSGSPKVLERSGRSPEKQLIGFERIETVPYVGVKVRMMVDPCEDLSIVNEDGKRVLALGNHSLMIMQQYGEDFELRHIVSIIL, encoded by the exons ATGTCTCACTGTAAACCATGGAAGTGGAGTTTGAGTTTCATATTCATTCTGAGCTTCCTATTTACATCCACCATATCAACTAACCAAGAACTTCAGTTCCCTTGCAAGCCACCTCAACATAACTCCTACCCTTTCTGCGACACCTCCCTTCCCATCCAAGCTAGAGCCGAGTCCCTTGTCTCCTTCTTGACCCTTGAGGAGAAGATCAAACAGCTATCTGATAATGCCTCTAGTATCCTTAGGCTTGGCATACCTGCCTATGAGTGGTGGTCAGAGTCCCTCCATGGAATTGCCAAAAACGGCCCTGGTATCAACTTCAATGGGACAATTTCATCTGCCACTAGCTTCCCACAAGTCATCCTCACCACAGCTTCTTTTAATAGAAGCTTGTGGCGGTCAATTGCATCGGCCATTGCTGTGGAGGCTAGAGCAATGTATAATGTTGGTCAGGCCGGTTTGACCTTTTGGGCTCCCAATGTAAATATCTTTAGAGATCCCAGATGGGGGAGAGGTCAGGAGACACCCGGGGAGGACCCAATGGTTGCTTCTGTCTATGCTGTCGAGTATGTGAGGGGGTTTCAGGGCGGGAGCGTTCTTGCTAGTGCTCATGCGGATACTGACAAGAGCATTCTTACTAGTGATGATGACGATGCTGAATTGATGTTGTCTGCATGTTGCAAGCATGTCACTGCCTATGATTTGGAAGATTGGGGGTCTTTCACCAGATATAACTTCAATGCTGTG ATCACAAACCAAGATTTTGAGGATACTTATCAGCCGCCATTCAGAAGTTGCGTCGAACAGGGTAAAGCGAGCTGCTTAATGTGTTCGTATAATGCAGTCAACGGCATACCTGCTTGTGCACGAGAGGACCTCTTACAGAGAACACGAGTTGAATGGGGTTTCAAAGG ATATATTGCCTCAGATTGTGATGCTGTTGCTACTATATAcgaatatcaaaaatattcGAGAAGCCCAGAAGACGCAGTTGCAGATGCTTTAGGAGCAG GAATGGATATCAACTGTGGTACATATCTTCTTCGGCATACCCAGTCTGCTTTAGAACAAGGGAAAGTACAAGAAAAAGACATAGATAGAGCCcttgtaaatttattttcagtTCTAATTCGCCTTGGCCTTTTTGATGGTGACCCTAAGAAAGGAAAGTTTGGGAAGTTAGGACCTAAAGATGTTTGCACTTTGAAGCACAGGGAATTAGCTCTTGAAGCAGCAAAGGAAGGCATTGTgctcttaaaaaataatgataaatttctGCCTCTAGCAAAAAGGAGTATATCTTCATTAGCTATCATTGGTCCTCTAGCTAATCAAACTGAATTGGGTGGTGGATACACAG GAATCCCGTGTGAGCCAAGGAGCATCGTTGATGGAATGCAAAGATACGTAAAGAAAACAACATATGCCTCCGGTTGTGTTGATGTATCTTGTGCCACAAAAGCCGGTTTTAGTGAAGCTCTATCTGTTGCGAAAGAATCTGAGTTAGTCGTCATTGTTGTTGGACTCGATTTGAGTCAAGAGACTGAAGATCATGATAGACGTAGTCTTCTTTTGCCTGGTTATCAAACGGACCTTGTCAACTCAATTGCGTCTGTGAGTAAAAAACCCGTGATTTTAGTTCTAACCGGAGGTGGACCACTTGATGTGTCTTTTGCTAAGGAAGACCCAAGAATTGCAAGTATACTTTGGATTGGTTATCCTGGAGAAACCGGTGGGAAAGCTCTCGCTGAGATCTTGTTTGGAGATCATAATCCTG GTGGAAGATTGCCTGTGACATGGTACCCGGAGTCATTCACAAAGGTACCAATGAGCGACATGAACATGCGAGCAGATACTTCTCGCGGTTACCCTGGTAGAACATATCGGTTTTACACAGGTGAAAGAGTATACGGATTTGGGTACGGTTTAAGTTACTCGAAATTCTCCTACAAGCTTCTGTCTGCCCCACCAACAACACTCAGCTTATTATCAACAGGATCAACCGAACTTGATTCTTTTTCAAAACGGGCTAGGAGGAGCGCCTATGGAATCAACCACGTTCAAATCGATGATATGAAACACTATTGTGATTCATTGAGATTCCCGTTTGAAATATTGGTGACTAACAATGGAGAAATGGAAGGGGGGCATGTGGTGATGTTGTTTTCAGGATCCCCGAAAGTGTTGGAAAGAAGCGGGAGGAGTCCGGAGAAACAGTTGATTGGTTTCGAAAGGATTGAGACAGTTCCTTATGTGGGTGTAAAGGTAAGGATGATGGTTGATCCTTGTGAGGATCTTAGTATTGTGAATGAGGATGGGAAGAGAGTGTTGGCATTAGGTAATCATTCTCTTATGATAATGCAGCAGTATGGGGAGGATTTCGAGCTGCGTcatattgtttcaataattcTGTAA
- the LOC124928844 gene encoding glycine-rich domain-containing protein 1-like → MESELEWDKAQKIEISVDILTVAKKHLLFLSTVDKNRWLYEDSIIERAIYRYKTCWLPLLAKFCKSKDFTQGPLVVPLDCEWVWHCHRLNPVRYKSDCEKLYGGILDNENVLSSIQQDVSATETEKIWSELYPNEPYLLNHLSEVSVPMEDVSDAANYTTYDLLSGIKRQIPFSYQVSKQHMNYDLFLETAIARYKGFLYLIKSNWEKSVKCFCVPTYDIDLIWHSHQLNPVSYCKDLVKTLGKVLEHDDTDSDRSKGKKLDTGFSETTKQWEETFGSRYWRAGAMYRGSTPSPVTTIPYKSNSLKTKDVEITQHEKITSISKVVMSVEIMLEFVAVRNLPEGQKGSISVMFRKTQPDNIFNAKRRLNIMSEYGQKQVALFQCEPTGNLIFDLVAHSSSKLPIPKAVKTIGSTSISLEELVSSPSTLYFEKWLELEPSSGIITQKSKPFGLLVALSFTPPTSEPYSFNMVRSRSFTNSSCFFPLPKRVQFTKSWTHIVDECGGEIISLQMRDKKETKGSNNFNMSKEVVGITKSGETQHLAEFNGSEWSLLDYKWSFQLQKGSRAHGDLIDLKGHRMIKWFTGRRLEYQPKTCTNKRSEQEFITVVEFSAADPYGKAVALFDLKCGSCKVNEEWFVLPGLVLAFILANIWKKEGYNNDDNNNINSLVNCEEKLADAEPLIKEEGKLTELAPTAPQTEETELKAEISIVGTENCGGCGGCGAGCGGCGTGVKSGSCGGCGGGCGGCGTGVKSGGCGGCGGGCGGCGGACGVNMEKGGKCSGCGGGCGGCGGCGGGVRGGGGKVAAVN, encoded by the exons ATGGAATCGGAGTTAGAATGGGATAAAGCGCAGAAAATTGAGATAAGCGTGGATATTCTTACTGTTGCCAAAAAGCATCTTCTCTTTTTGTCTACTGTAGATAAAAACCGTTGGCTCTATGAAGATTCTATTATAGAGAGGGCTATTTACAG GTATAAAACATGTTGGCTCCCTTTGCTTGCGAAATTTTGTAAGTCCAAGGATTTTACTCAAGGACCTTTGGTTGTACCTCTTGACTGTGAATGGGTTTGGCACTGTCACAGGCTCAATCCA GTTAGATACAAATCTGACTGTGAGAAACTATATGGTGGGATTCTTGACAATGAAAATGTTTTATCGTCTATTCAACAAGATGTATCAGCAACTGAAACTGAGAAAATCTGGAGTGAACTATATCCCAATGAACCTTACCTCCTTAATCATCTTTCTGAAGTATCTGTCCCTATGGAAGATGTTTCTGATGCTGCTAACTACACCACATATGATCTTCTTTCTGGTATCAAAAGGCAAATCCCATTCTCTTATCAG GTATCCAAACAGCACATGAACTACGATCTTTTTCTTGAGACAGCCATTGCTAGATACAAAGGATTTCTGTATCTAATCAAGTCGAACTGGGAGAAATCTGTGAAATGCTTTTGTGTCCCAACTTATGACATTGATCTAATATGGCACTCTCATCAATTAAATCCGGTTTCTTATTGTAAGGATTTGGTAAAAACACTTGGTAAGGTGTTAGAGCATGATGACACTGATTCAGACAGGTCAAAAGGGAAGAAGTTAGATACTGGATTTTCTGAAACTACCAAGCAGTGGGAAGAAACATTTGGTTCAAGATATTGGAGAGCCGGGGCAATGTACAGAGGCTCGACTCCATCTCCTGTTACTACTATTCCTTATAAGTCCAATAGTTTGAAAACAAAGGATGTTGAAATTACTCAACATGAGAAAATTACATCCATTTCAAAGGTTGTCATGTCAGTGGAG ATCATGTTAGAGTTCGTTGCAGTGAGAAACTTACCTGAAGGACAAAAGGGAAGTATTTCAGTCATGTTTAGAAAAACACAGCCTGACAATATCTTTAATGCCAAGAGAAGACTCAATATTATGTCTGAGTATGGGCAGAAACAGGTGGCTTTATTCCAGTGCGAACCTACTGGAAATCTCATATTTGACCTCGTAGCTCATTCTTCATCCAAATTGCCAATTCCAAAGGCGGTTAAAACCATCGGTTCCACTTCCATCTCCTTGGAGGAACTTGTATCCTCACCTTCAACTCTATACTTTGAAAAATGGCTTGAGCTTGAGCCCAGTTCTGGCATTATTACGCAGAAGTCAAAGCCATTTGGTCTTTTGGTTGCCCTTTCGTTCACACCACCAACATCAGAACCATATAGTTTTAACATGGTCCGATCACGTTCCTTTACAAACAGTTCTTGCTTTTTCCCACTTCCTAAGAGGGTTCAGTTCACTAAGAGTTGGACACATATTGTTGATGAATGTGGTGGTGAGATCATCAGCCTGCAGATGAG GGATAAAAAAGAAACTAAAGGGTCGAACAACTTCAATATGAGCAAAGAGGTTGTTGGCATTACCAAATCTGGTGAGACTCAACATCTTGCTGAGTTTAACGGGTCAGAGTGGTCTTTGCTGGACTATAAATGGTCTTTTCAGCTTCAGAAGGGATCTCGTGCACATGGTGATCTCATTGACCTCAAAGGACATAGGATG ATCAAATGGTTCACTGGACGTAGATTGGAATATCAACCGAAAACCTGCACAAACAAAAGAAGTGAACAAGAGTTCATCACTGTTGTGGAGTTCTCTGCAGCTGATCCATATGGCAAAGCAGTAGCATTGTTTGATTTGAAATGTGGATCGTGCAAG GTGAATGAGGAATGGTTTGTATTGCCTGGTCTGGTGTTGGCTTTTATCCTTGCTAACATTTGGAAAAAGGAAGGATACAATAACGACgacaataataacattaatagcCTGGTGAATTGTGAAGAGAAACTGGCAGATGCGGAACCTCTCATTAAAGAAGAGGGCAAGTTAACAGAACTTGCTCCGACTGCTCCTCAAACGGAGGAAACAGAACTGAAAGCTGAAATATCTATAGTGGGAACAGAAAATTGTGGCGGTTGTGGAGGTTGTGGTGCAGGATGTGGCGGTTGTGGAACTGGAGTGAAGAGCGGCAGTTGTGGAGGCTGTGGTGGAGGTTGTGGCGGTTGTGGAACTGGAGTGAAGAGTGGTGGTTGTGGAGGGTGTGGTGGAGGTTGCGGGGGCTGCGGTGGAGCTTGTGGTGTTAATATGGAAAAGGGTGGGAAATGTAGCGGCTGTGGAGGTGGCTGTGGTGGATGTGGCGGTTGTGGGGGTGGTGTCCGGGGTGGTGGTGGGAAAGTAGCTGCAGTcaactaa